The following proteins are co-located in the Calliphora vicina chromosome 2, idCalVici1.1, whole genome shotgun sequence genome:
- the LOC135951962 gene encoding uncharacterized protein LOC135951962, whose product MENNQDIAKGFVKGDKVAKELLWKNLTEKLNSSGPPTKDCSGWKKTWADWKIYVKNKLSHNKRENLKTGGGEYNKYVLSDIEESVIRLSGVFRQVEGIDGAVNFADSDVTLLLNDEIGQDQLDSMPSTSNNAQKTLENNKRQLSAAQSPDPKRKRPSTPRTSSNSANNTTNLNTLLVEENNHLKTIVKLMEEQRQELQSQNKNIEKLCNIFENYFNGRALHDTETQKLLKEKNELKIKLLEVETLKFEIERRRSEFQ is encoded by the coding sequence atggaAAATAACCAAGACATTGCCAAGGGCTTTGTAAAAGGGGATAAAGTGGCAAAAGAGTTGCTATGGAAAAATTTAACGGAAAAGTTAAATTCATCGGGGCCACCAACTAAAGATTGCAGCGGTTGGAAGAAAACCTGGGCTGACTGGAAAATCTatgtcaaaaataaattaagtcaTAATAAAAGAGAAAATCTAAAAACTGGTGGTGGCGAATATAATAAATACGTTTTATCTGATATAGAGGAATCAGTGATACGATTAAGTGGAGTTTTTAGACAAGTTGAAGGCATTGATGGCGCCGTAAACTTTGCTGATAGTGATGTAACTTTACTTTTGAACGATGAAATCGGTCAAGACCAACTAGACTCAATGCCTTCAACGTCTAATAATGCACAAAAAACTCTTGAGAATAATAAGAGGCAGCTGAGTGCAGCACAATCGCCAGACCCGAAACGTAAAAGACCAAGTACACCAAGAACTTCAAGTAATTCCGCAAATaatacaacaaatttaaatacgCTTTTAGTTGAAGAAAATAaccatttaaaaacaattgttaaGTTAATGGAGGAACAACGACAAGAACTCCAAAGCcagaataaaaatatagaaaaactttGCAATATctttgaaaactattttaatgGCAGAGCCTTACATGATACGGAAACGCAAAAACTACTAAAAGAAAAGAACgaactcaaaataaaattgttagaaGTAGAAACTCTGAAGTTTGAAATCGAACGACGTAGATCTGAATTCCAATAG
- the LOC135951961 gene encoding putative nuclease HARBI1 — MPGISIVAVLNDQRRQDAVEKLRRKTLRDASDPLSYSSAVFISYYRLSKDAFVMVLDKISPHLKGSEIPPIIQLSTTLRVLGTGSFQGVIAKDMDISLGRSTVSTLMWKVINAIENIICPLWIKLQMSEEEIRNSKAYFFQKFQIPGVIGCIDGTHVKLLKPSEDASLYLNRKGAFSINTLIICDYKMQVRAVDACRPGSCHDSYIWHMSRARNFFFNNYCNGNKNNWLLGDSGYGLEPYLITPYKNVVAGTTQHKFNAKHASARNIVERTIGVLKSRFRCLLGTMRYTPLKTSQIINVCCAIHNICRRYNVDCEEVITSTESEENDSQHEGEQSEREMFRVGQRIRENIATQLN, encoded by the exons atgccCGGAATTTCAATTGTTGCTGTGTTAAATGACCAGAGACGTCAAGATGCGGTTGAAAAACTACGACGAAAAACCTTAAGGGATGCATCTGATCCCCTTTCATATTCAAGTGCAGT TTTTATTAGTTATTATCGCCTCAGTAAGGATGCTTTTGTAATGGTTTTGGATAAAATTAGTCCACACCTAAAAGGGTCTGAAATTCCACCAATCATTCAATTGTCAACTACACTACGAGTTTTAGGTACTGGGTCATTTCAGGGCGTTATAG CTAAAGATATGGATATCAGTCTAGGAAGAAGTACGGTATCAACACTGATGTGGAAAGTTATAaatgctatagaaaatataatttgtcCGCTTTGGATAAAACTTCAAATGTCGGAGGAAGAAATTCGAAATTCAAAAgcttacttttttcaaaaatttcaaatcccGGGAGTTATAGGATGCATTGATGGGACGCACGTTAAACTGCTTAAGCCATCTGAAGATGCATCTCTATATTTAAACAGAAAGGGAGCGTTTAGCATTAACACCTTGATT ATATGTGATTATAAAATGCAAGTGAGAGCTGTGGATGCTTGCAGACCAGGTTCTTGCCATGATTCTTACATTTGGCATATGAGTAGAGCAAGAAATTTTTTCTTCAACAATTATTGTAacggaaataaaaataattggctATTAGGCGATTCTGGGTATGGTTTGGAGCCATATTTAATAACCCCATACAAAAATGTAGTCGCTGGAACCACACAGCACAAATTTAATGCAAAACATGCATCGGCCCGTAATATTGTGGAACGTACCATTGGGGTATTAAAAAGCCGATTTAGGTGTTTACTGGGTACAATGCGGTATACACCACTCAAAACTTCTCAGATTATTAACGTTTGTTGTGCCATCCATAACATTTGCAGAAGATACAATGTTGATTGTGAGGAAGTTATAACGTCGACCGAGTCCGAAGAAAATGATTCACAACACGAAGGAGAACAATCTGAAAGAGAAATGTTCAGAGTTGGGCAACGAATACGGGAAAATATTGCTACccagttaaattaa